One Rosa chinensis cultivar Old Blush chromosome 3, RchiOBHm-V2, whole genome shotgun sequence DNA window includes the following coding sequences:
- the LOC112192118 gene encoding rust resistance kinase Lr10 has translation MNITPPLKSLFFFVVIMFPSIVKPISKAVDDQVCPVQRCRHDGPDIKFPFRLQHYPPQCGHPEFEVSCSSFSNKTMMKLSSSSGFFLIETIDYERQLFRVSDEDGCLPRRLLNFTASFSLFQPADMSYKTDYCAFFSRYKNILTLLNCTQAQNLSASTTTTDDDSIAIKCLSVPGHYQIVAVAGDFSLFDLPVDSHCYTLSELFLPLRHNPAYRCEPDTGFSLQWGQKHKGHVSTRFIVIGVSVCGFVVLSTTAVGIFYHLKQSIKRREEKENQRKIEKFLDDHKSHVPTRYSYADIKKMTNEFKKKLGEGGFGSVFSGKLPNNGVPVAVKVLKDSKGSGEDFVNEVGTIGRIHHVNVVRLLGFSAEGGNRALIFELMPNRSLEKFIKSTGSNKSRSSFNWEKLCNIITGIAKGIEYLHQGCDQRILHFDIKPHNILLDHAFNPKISDFGMAKLCSKEDSAISMTAARGTIGYIAPEVFNGNFGTVSHKSDVYSFGMLVLEVIGARRENAVTSSDNEVYFPELIYKCLIQGEELDLELADDGDAQIAKRLAIVALWCIQWYPVNRPSMKEVVIMLEGPSESLIMPPNPFASTTQMDPTTTPSS, from the exons ATGAATATCACGCCTCCACTGaagtctctgtttttttttgttgtaattATGTTCCCCAGTATTGTTAAACCAATTAGTAAAGCAGTCGATGATCAGGTCTGCCCAGTTCAAAGGTGTAGACATGATGGTCCTGATATCAAGTTTCCATTCCGTCTACAACACTATCCCCCTCAATGTGGCCATCCGGAGTTTGAGGTTTCCTGCAGCAGCTTCAGCAACAAGACCATGATGAAGCTTTCCTCATCATCAGGATTCTTTCTAATAGAAACAATCGATTACGAGCGTCAACTGTTTCGTGTGTCAGATGAGGATGGTTGCCTCCCGAGACGCCTTCTTAATTTTACTGCCTCCTTCTCGCTCTTTCAACCAGCAGACATGTCTTACAAAACGGACTATTGCGCTTTCTTTTCCCGGTACAAAAACATCTTGACGTTGTTAAACTGTACCCAGGCACAAAATTTGAGCGCATCCACTACAACAACAGATGACGACTCCATAGCGATCAAATGTCTCAGTGTCCCGGGGCATTATCAAATTGTGGCTGTTGCCGGGGATTTTAGTTTGTTTGACTTGCCGGTAGACAGTCATTGCTATACTTTGTCAGAACTCTTTCTTCCACTCAGACATAATCCGGCTTATAGGTGTGAACCAGACACTGGTTTTTCGCTGCAATGGGGACAAAAACACAAAG GTCATGTATCGACTAGGTTTATTGTCATCGGAGTGAGCGTATGTGGGTTTGTTGTCTTGTCAACTACGGCGGTAGGCATCTTTTACCATTTAAAGCAATCAATAAAGAGGAGAGAGGAAAAGGAGAATCAAAGAAAGATTGAAAAGTTCCTAGATGATCACAAGTCCCATGTACCAACAAGATACTCCTATGCTGATATAAAGAAGATGACAAATGAATTCAAGAAGAAGTTAGGTGAAGGCGGTTTTGGAAGTGTTTTCAGTGGAAAGCTTCCCAATAATGGAGTGCCAGTTGCAGTAAAAGTCCTCAAGGATTCTAAAGGAAGTGGAGAAGATTTTGTTAACGAAGTGGGAACCATTGGCAGGATTCACCATGTAAACGTGGTTCGCCTACTTGGGTTTTCAGCTGAAGGAGGGAACCGTGCTCTTATTTTTGAGCTCATGCCAAACAGGTCCCTAGAGAAGTTCATCAAATCTACAGGATCAAATAAGAGCAGGAGTTCATTTAACTGGGAGAAACTTTGCAACATCATCACAGGTATAGCAAAGGGAATCGAGTACCTTCACCAAGGGTGTGACCAGAGGATTCTCCACTTTGATATCAAGCCTCACAATATCTTGTTAGACCATGCCTTTAATCCgaaaatttctgattttggtaTGGCTAAACTCTGTTCCAAGGAAGACAGTGCTATATCTATGACTGCTGCCAGAGGCACTATAGGCTACATTGCACCTGAAGTATTTAATGGAAACTTTGGAACTGTCTCCCACAAATCGGATGTGTATAGTTTCGGGATGCTTGTTCTTGAAGTTATTGGAGCTAGGAGGGAAAATGCGGTTACATCTAGTGACAATGAGGTGTATTTTCCTGAATTGATTTACAAGTGTCTGATCCAAGGAGAAGAGTTGGATTTGGAGCTAGCTGATGATGGAGATGCTCAGATTGCTAAGAGATTAGCAATTGTGGCACTCTGGTGCATCCAGTGGTACCCGGTGAATCGCCCTTCCATGAAAGAAGTTGTTATAATGCTGGAAGGACCCTCCGAAAGCTTGATCATGCCACCCAATCCGTTTGCTTCCACAACTCAGATGGATCCAACAACAACCCCATCAAGTTAA